Proteins from a genomic interval of Streptococcus oralis:
- the metA gene encoding homoserine O-acetyltransferase MetA has translation MPIRLDKKLPAVEILRTENIFVMDDQRAAHQDIRPLRILILNLMPQKMVTETQLLRHLANTPLQLDIDFLYMETHRSKTTRAEHMETFYKTFPEVKNDFFDGMIITGAPVEHLPFEEVDYWEEFKQVIEWSKTHVFSTLHICWGAQAGLYVRYAVEKHQMDRKLSGIYPQDTLKEGHLLFRGFDDRYVAPHSRHTEILKEEILNKTNLEILSEGPEVGVSILASRDLREIYSFGHLEYDRDTLAREYFRDYEAGLDPHIPENYFKNDDVNETPCLCWSSSAALFFSNWVNYAVYQETPFDWKKVEDDAAAFGYL, from the coding sequence ATGCCGATTCGACTTGATAAAAAATTACCAGCTGTTGAGATTTTAAGGACAGAAAATATCTTTGTGATGGACGACCAACGGGCCGCTCATCAGGATATTCGCCCCTTGAGGATTTTGATTTTAAATCTCATGCCCCAAAAGATGGTAACAGAAACGCAACTTTTGCGGCATTTGGCTAATACACCGTTGCAATTAGATATTGATTTCTTGTATATGGAGACGCATCGTTCAAAGACGACTCGTGCCGAACATATGGAAACTTTCTATAAGACTTTTCCAGAGGTCAAGAATGACTTTTTTGATGGAATGATTATCACGGGAGCACCAGTGGAGCATTTGCCTTTTGAGGAGGTGGATTACTGGGAGGAATTCAAGCAGGTCATCGAATGGTCCAAGACGCATGTTTTTTCAACCCTGCATATATGTTGGGGTGCACAAGCAGGTCTTTATGTTCGCTATGCCGTTGAAAAGCACCAGATGGATCGGAAACTATCAGGTATTTACCCACAGGATACCTTAAAAGAGGGGCACCTTCTTTTTAGAGGTTTTGATGATCGCTATGTAGCTCCTCATTCTCGTCATACTGAGATTTTAAAAGAAGAAATCTTAAACAAGACCAATCTTGAGATTCTGTCAGAAGGTCCTGAGGTTGGGGTTTCCATCCTAGCTAGTCGAGATCTGCGTGAGATTTATAGTTTTGGCCATTTGGAGTACGATCGTGACACTTTAGCAAGAGAGTATTTTCGTGATTATGAGGCGGGGCTCGACCCTCATATCCCAGAGAACTACTTTAAAAATGATGATGTGAATGAGACACCGTGTCTCTGTTGGTCTTCATCAGCTGCCCTCTTTTTCAGCAATTGGGTAAACTATGCAGTTTATCAGGAAACCCCTTTTGACTGGAAAAAGGTAGAGGATGATGCGGCTGCATTTGGATATTTATAA
- a CDS encoding adenine phosphoribosyltransferase, whose translation MNLKDYIATIENYPKEGITFRDISPLMADGNAYSYAVREIVQYATDKKIDMIVGPEARGFIVGCPVAFELGIGFAPVRKPGKLPREVISADYEKEYGIDTLTMHADAIKPGQRVLIIDDLLATGGTVKATIEMIERLGGVVAGCAFLIELDELKGREKIGDYDYKVLMHY comes from the coding sequence ATGAATTTAAAAGATTATATCGCAACGATTGAAAATTATCCTAAGGAAGGCATTACCTTCCGTGATATCAGCCCTTTGATGGCAGATGGAAATGCCTATAGCTACGCTGTTCGTGAAATTGTTCAGTATGCAACCGATAAGAAAATCGACATGATCGTGGGTCCAGAGGCTCGTGGATTTATTGTTGGCTGCCCAGTTGCTTTTGAGTTGGGGATTGGCTTTGCACCCGTTCGTAAACCAGGGAAATTGCCACGTGAAGTCATTTCTGCTGACTATGAGAAAGAGTACGGTATTGATACCTTAACCATGCATGCTGATGCGATCAAGCCAGGCCAACGTGTTCTCATCATAGATGATCTTTTGGCAACAGGTGGAACTGTCAAGGCAACGATTGAGATGATTGAAAGACTTGGTGGTGTTGTAGCCGGTTGTGCTTTCTTGATTGAGTTGGATGAGCTTAAAGGCCGTGAAAAAATCGGAGATTACGATTACAAGGTACTTATGCACTATTAA
- a CDS encoding ISLre2 family transposase, with translation MDITVLDEREFSRQLNQNNQRAFLKMIENYEKFIAPSMRAQGYKRINQKERTVIFSFGEMTFSRSRWKKDDTIRIPVDEKLGLEPRSRFSQELLYQVTKLANFMPYRKVVSVMEMLKEIYITKNTVQHALDVAGELLAEKEEYDSLSASDWSEDNQDKVRAKKVYIEGDGVWVKQAMPDRKKKSIELSHFVVHTGSKKGKRNILKDKIEVISTRYHKAKDRLMDLLTRHFEITPETVIVTNSDGGKGYSPTDFKDLVSAFKPKEHLHFWDAFHVNQALKKNLRTFPLVLTKQAFEAVKSRDKGLLKTVLDTAESLIKSDKKLESFQRFRRQLLKNFKYTDHPESFGLSSKGIGIMESQHRKVTYRMKNRGMYWSEKGADTMSQTILLNHTGELRDLFFGDWRKSYQTIKDQEKDYPGHFQHTQKSDYTLPQVNLSNRKPKYWGALTDERD, from the coding sequence ATGGATATAACCGTGTTAGACGAAAGAGAATTTTCAAGGCAGTTGAACCAAAATAATCAACGGGCTTTTCTGAAGATGATTGAAAACTATGAAAAATTCATTGCCCCTAGTATGCGAGCGCAGGGGTACAAAAGAATCAATCAAAAAGAGCGGACAGTTATTTTTTCTTTTGGAGAAATGACCTTTTCACGTAGCAGATGGAAGAAAGATGACACCATCCGAATCCCTGTTGATGAAAAGCTAGGACTAGAACCAAGATCGAGGTTTTCTCAGGAGCTACTTTACCAGGTGACCAAGCTTGCTAATTTTATGCCCTATCGTAAAGTTGTATCGGTGATGGAAATGTTAAAGGAAATCTATATCACCAAGAATACAGTTCAGCACGCTTTAGACGTGGCAGGTGAACTCCTAGCTGAAAAAGAGGAGTACGACTCCTTATCAGCTTCAGACTGGTCTGAAGATAACCAGGACAAAGTGAGAGCAAAGAAAGTCTATATTGAAGGTGATGGGGTTTGGGTCAAACAGGCAATGCCTGACAGGAAAAAGAAGTCTATTGAGTTAAGTCATTTTGTTGTCCATACTGGAAGCAAGAAGGGGAAGAGGAATATCTTAAAAGACAAGATAGAAGTTATCTCTACACGCTATCATAAAGCCAAAGATAGACTAATGGATTTGTTGACTAGGCATTTTGAAATTACTCCCGAAACGGTCATTGTGACTAATTCTGATGGTGGTAAAGGCTATTCTCCTACGGACTTTAAGGACTTAGTTAGTGCTTTTAAGCCTAAAGAGCATTTGCACTTTTGGGATGCTTTTCACGTGAATCAAGCCCTGAAAAAGAATTTACGTACTTTTCCTTTAGTGCTGACCAAACAAGCCTTTGAAGCGGTCAAGAGCCGAGATAAGGGGTTACTAAAAACGGTACTTGATACGGCTGAATCTTTGATTAAATCAGACAAAAAATTAGAGTCTTTTCAACGCTTCAGAAGACAACTTCTGAAAAACTTTAAATATACTGATCATCCTGAGAGCTTTGGACTCAGTAGCAAGGGTATTGGTATCATGGAATCTCAGCATCGAAAAGTGACGTATCGAATGAAAAATAGAGGTATGTATTGGAGTGAGAAAGGCGCTGATACTATGAGCCAAACCATTCTTTTAAACCATACAGGAGAATTGAGAGACCTCTTTTTCGGAGATTGGAGGAAATCCTACCAAACAATAAAAGACCAGGAAAAAGATTATCCTGGTCACTTTCAACATACTCAAAAATCAGATTATACACTACCACAGGTCAATCTCTCAAACCGAAAACCGAAGTATTGGGGAGCTCTTACCGATGAAAGGGATTGA